From one Ochrobactrum vermis genomic stretch:
- a CDS encoding transketolase, which produces MQNEYLKTIEQRLLWLSHWMIHHANHVRPKEDGIKVGGHQASSASLVSIMTALYFSALRPQDRVAVKPHASPVFHAIQYLMGNQTREKMENFRGFQGVQSYPSRTKDVDDVDFSTGSVGLGVAITSFASLIQDYIVSKEWGRDEFPGRMIALVGDAELDEGNIYECLQEGWKHGLRNTWWIIDYNRQSLDGIVQEGLFRRIEDIFNAFDWDVIRIKYGALQRAAFEEMGGEQLRDWIDNCPNQLYSALTFMGGAVWRKHLMDDLGDQGDVSALIERRNDVELAELMENLGGNCVATMAETFAAIDHDRPVCFLAYTIKGWGTPIAGHKDNHGGLMTRAQMSAWQSHMGVLEGEEWEKWATVAAPQELQSFLDTIPFFTGGERRYHDIPVPVPLIVAGEEREISTQMAFGKILDELSKSDSELAARILTASPDVTGTTNLGPWVNRRKLFARDQRPDTFIDQKIPSTAKWEFGPTGQHIELGIAEMNLFLLLGAAGLSHSLFGKRLIPIGTVYDPFVARGLDALNYACYQDARFMIVGTPSGVTLAPEGGAHQSIGSPLIGISQDGLAAFEPAFADELAVIMGWAFDYMQRDGSADPDERTWLRDETGGSVYLRLSTNPIEQPAKRLDDSFRQGTIDGAYWLRKPGPNCEVVIAYQGVIAPESIKAAGLIGESRRDIGVLAVTSADRLHAGWTAAQRARARGITQAECHVEQLMKDVPSHCKLVTVIDGHPATLSWLGSVTGHRTIPLGVEHFGQTGTIGDLYRHFGIDARGIVEKVNGLTPGKPALDFVA; this is translated from the coding sequence ATGCAGAACGAGTACCTCAAAACGATCGAACAACGGCTTTTGTGGCTTTCGCATTGGATGATCCACCATGCCAACCACGTCCGACCTAAAGAAGACGGGATCAAGGTAGGTGGTCATCAGGCTTCTTCTGCCTCTCTGGTGTCGATTATGACTGCCCTTTATTTTTCAGCGCTTCGTCCGCAGGACCGTGTTGCAGTCAAACCACATGCCTCGCCGGTTTTTCACGCAATTCAGTATCTAATGGGCAATCAAACGCGAGAAAAGATGGAGAACTTTCGAGGGTTCCAAGGGGTACAGAGTTATCCCAGCCGGACGAAGGACGTGGATGACGTTGATTTCTCGACGGGTTCCGTTGGCCTTGGTGTTGCGATCACCTCCTTTGCCTCACTGATTCAGGATTATATCGTTTCAAAGGAATGGGGCAGGGATGAATTTCCTGGCCGTATGATCGCACTGGTGGGCGATGCCGAACTTGATGAGGGGAATATTTACGAGTGCCTGCAGGAAGGTTGGAAGCACGGCTTGCGCAACACCTGGTGGATTATCGATTATAACCGACAATCGCTGGATGGGATTGTTCAAGAAGGATTGTTTCGCCGGATTGAGGACATTTTCAATGCTTTCGACTGGGATGTCATCAGGATCAAATATGGTGCGCTACAACGTGCCGCATTTGAAGAGATGGGCGGGGAACAGCTTCGGGATTGGATCGATAACTGCCCGAACCAGCTTTATTCTGCGTTGACGTTCATGGGCGGCGCTGTCTGGCGCAAGCACCTGATGGATGATCTGGGCGATCAGGGCGACGTCTCCGCCCTGATCGAAAGGCGCAACGATGTTGAACTTGCAGAATTGATGGAAAATCTTGGGGGCAACTGCGTCGCCACTATGGCCGAGACGTTCGCTGCGATTGACCATGACAGACCGGTCTGCTTCCTCGCTTACACTATTAAGGGTTGGGGCACGCCGATCGCTGGGCATAAGGACAATCATGGCGGCCTCATGACCAGGGCTCAGATGTCGGCATGGCAGTCACATATGGGTGTTTTAGAAGGAGAGGAATGGGAGAAGTGGGCAACCGTCGCTGCCCCCCAGGAGCTTCAGTCTTTTCTTGATACCATACCGTTTTTTACTGGTGGCGAACGCCGTTATCATGACATTCCCGTCCCAGTGCCTTTGATCGTAGCAGGGGAGGAACGGGAAATCTCGACGCAGATGGCGTTTGGTAAGATTCTGGACGAATTGTCGAAGTCCGATTCGGAGCTTGCTGCGCGCATCCTGACCGCGTCGCCTGACGTGACCGGTACGACCAATCTTGGACCCTGGGTCAACCGGCGAAAACTGTTTGCCCGCGATCAGCGTCCTGACACTTTCATAGATCAGAAGATCCCTTCGACCGCGAAATGGGAATTTGGGCCAACTGGCCAGCACATCGAACTAGGCATTGCTGAAATGAACCTGTTTCTACTGCTGGGAGCGGCTGGTCTATCGCATTCTCTTTTCGGAAAGCGGTTGATACCGATTGGGACGGTTTACGACCCATTCGTGGCACGAGGTTTGGATGCATTGAATTACGCCTGCTATCAGGATGCGCGCTTCATGATCGTAGGAACCCCATCAGGTGTGACATTGGCGCCGGAAGGCGGTGCCCATCAATCTATCGGATCTCCCTTGATTGGAATCTCACAGGATGGACTTGCGGCTTTTGAACCGGCTTTTGCTGACGAACTTGCCGTAATCATGGGGTGGGCATTTGACTATATGCAGCGGGATGGAAGTGCTGATCCTGATGAACGGACCTGGCTAAGAGATGAAACTGGTGGATCGGTCTATCTGCGGCTTTCAACAAACCCGATCGAACAACCGGCAAAGCGGCTCGACGATAGTTTTCGACAGGGCACCATTGATGGCGCATATTGGCTACGTAAGCCTGGACCGAATTGTGAAGTAGTCATAGCCTATCAGGGAGTGATCGCTCCTGAGTCCATTAAAGCTGCCGGTCTCATCGGCGAGAGTAGGCGCGATATAGGGGTGTTGGCGGTAACATCTGCCGATCGCTTGCATGCAGGCTGGACTGCGGCGCAGCGGGCCCGTGCTCGAGGTATCACACAAGCTGAGTGCCACGTGGAGCAACTGATGAAGGACGTCCCTTCGCACTGCAAGCTTGTGACAGTTATCGACGGCCACCCAGCAACCCTGTCTTGGCTTGGATCAGTCACAGGCCACCGAACTATCCCGCTCGGCGTCGAACATTTTGGGCAGACCGGAACTATCGGCGATCTTTATCGCCATTTTGGTATAGACGCCCGAGGGATAGTCGAGAAGGTGAATGGGCTGACTCCTGGCAAACCTGCGCTGGACTTCGTTGCCTGA